In a single window of the Scyliorhinus canicula chromosome 1, sScyCan1.1, whole genome shotgun sequence genome:
- the LOC119963280 gene encoding transmembrane protein 233 isoform X2: MSETVRKTVLKESLEEGPESDPENEAQQEQMPLKYIFLTIFSCFCPSYPINIVAFVLSMMALHSYNEGNIDGAKKLSHIAMLVAIAAIIVGLLIIAISCIVHFTVH, encoded by the exons ATGTCTGAGACAGTCAGGAAGACGGTTCTAAAGGAATCTTTAGAAGAGGGTCCAGAGAGCGATCCTGAAAATGAAGCTCAGCAAGAACAGATGCCTCTGAAATACATTTTCCTCACCATATTCTCCTGTTTCTGCCCATCTTACCCCATCAACATCGTGGCCTTCGTGCTTTCAATGATG GCTCTACACAGCTACAATGAGGGAAATATTGATGGAGCCAAAAAACTGTCACACATAGCGATGTTGGTTGCCATAGCAGCCATTATTGTTGGATTATTAATTATCGCAATCTCTTGCATCGTTCACTTCACTGTG
- the LOC119963280 gene encoding transmembrane protein 233 isoform X1 yields MSETVRKTVLKESLEEGPESDPENEAQQEQMPLKYIFLTIFSCFCPSYPINIVAFVLSMMALHSYNEGNIDGAKKLSHIAMLVAIAAIIVGLLIIAISCIVHFTVQH; encoded by the exons ATGTCTGAGACAGTCAGGAAGACGGTTCTAAAGGAATCTTTAGAAGAGGGTCCAGAGAGCGATCCTGAAAATGAAGCTCAGCAAGAACAGATGCCTCTGAAATACATTTTCCTCACCATATTCTCCTGTTTCTGCCCATCTTACCCCATCAACATCGTGGCCTTCGTGCTTTCAATGATG GCTCTACACAGCTACAATGAGGGAAATATTGATGGAGCCAAAAAACTGTCACACATAGCGATGTTGGTTGCCATAGCAGCCATTATTGTTGGATTATTAATTATCGCAATCTCTTGCATCGTTCACTTCACTGTG